One window of the Bradyrhizobium septentrionale genome contains the following:
- the tnpC gene encoding IS66 family transposase, with the protein MISKPDDLPSDLVSALAALQAEREARQKAEAKAANWQAQAANAQAKLSDTEALIAHLELRIEKLKRELHGQRSERSARLLEQLELELEELVTTASEDELAAQAAAAKTQNVRPFMRKRPVRKPWPDDIERERVVIETPTTCACCGGSRLAKIGEDVTKTLEEIPRRFKLIETVREKFTCRDCEKISQPPAPFHATPRGFIGPQLLATILFDKFGMHIPLNRQSARFKAEGIDLPLSTLADQVGHGTFAVMPLFHLIERHVLAAERLHGDDTTIRILAKGKCTTGRIWTYVRDDRPFAGPAPPAAVYYASSDRRGEHPQRHLAAFAGILQADCYSGFEPLFDPQKKALPITPAFCVAHARRGFFELADIEKNAREGKKGKPVSPIALEAVRRLDTLFEIERAINGRGAGERRAARQEQSKSLLEDMHAWLLRERETLSRSSEVLKPINYMLRRWDGFARFLDDGRICLTNNCAERALRGIALGRRNWTFAGSQRGADRAAIMLTMITTCRLNDVDPKAWLADVLARIADHPASRLHELLPWEWKLLRQADKPANQQAA; encoded by the coding sequence ATGATATCGAAGCCGGATGATCTTCCATCGGACCTTGTCAGTGCCCTGGCGGCGCTGCAGGCCGAGCGTGAGGCGCGACAGAAAGCCGAGGCGAAGGCCGCCAACTGGCAGGCGCAAGCCGCGAATGCGCAGGCGAAACTGTCGGATACCGAGGCGCTGATCGCTCATCTCGAGTTGCGCATCGAGAAGCTGAAACGCGAACTGCACGGGCAGCGATCCGAGCGCTCGGCACGGCTGCTCGAGCAGTTGGAGTTGGAGCTCGAAGAACTCGTCACCACGGCGAGCGAGGATGAGCTTGCCGCACAGGCCGCAGCGGCGAAGACGCAGAACGTCCGCCCCTTCATGCGCAAGCGGCCGGTGCGCAAGCCATGGCCTGACGATATCGAACGCGAGCGCGTCGTCATTGAGACTCCAACGACCTGCGCCTGCTGCGGTGGATCGCGGCTGGCGAAGATCGGTGAGGATGTGACCAAGACGCTGGAGGAGATCCCGCGCCGCTTCAAGCTGATCGAGACGGTACGCGAGAAGTTCACCTGCCGCGATTGCGAGAAGATCAGCCAGCCGCCCGCGCCGTTCCATGCCACGCCGCGCGGCTTCATCGGCCCACAATTGCTGGCGACGATCCTGTTCGACAAGTTCGGCATGCATATCCCGCTCAACCGCCAGAGTGCGCGCTTTAAGGCCGAGGGGATCGACCTGCCGTTGTCGACGCTGGCCGACCAGGTCGGCCACGGGACCTTCGCCGTCATGCCGCTCTTCCACTTGATCGAACGCCACGTGCTCGCTGCCGAGCGCCTTCATGGCGACGACACCACCATCCGTATTCTGGCGAAGGGCAAGTGCACGACCGGGCGGATCTGGACTTATGTGCGGGATGACCGGCCGTTCGCCGGGCCTGCGCCGCCGGCAGCGGTCTATTACGCCTCGAGCGACCGACGAGGCGAGCATCCACAGAGACATCTGGCCGCCTTCGCCGGCATCTTGCAGGCGGATTGCTACAGCGGCTTCGAGCCGCTGTTCGACCCGCAGAAGAAGGCGCTGCCGATTACGCCGGCGTTTTGCGTGGCCCATGCGCGGCGGGGCTTCTTCGAGCTGGCTGATATCGAGAAAAATGCTCGGGAAGGCAAGAAAGGCAAACCGGTCTCCCCGATCGCGCTGGAGGCTGTCAGACGCCTCGATACGTTGTTCGAGATCGAGCGCGCCATCAACGGCCGCGGTGCCGGCGAGCGGCGTGCCGCTCGCCAGGAACAGAGTAAGTCACTTCTCGAGGACATGCATGCCTGGCTGCTCCGCGAGCGCGAAACCCTCTCGCGTTCCTCCGAGGTCCTGAAGCCGATTAACTACATGCTCAGGCGCTGGGACGGCTTCGCCCGCTTCCTCGACGACGGCAGGATCTGCTTGACCAACAATTGCGCTGAGCGCGCATTGAGAGGCATCGCCTTGGGAAGGCGCAACTGGACCTTCGCCGGCAGCCAACGCGGCGCCGACCGTGCCGCCATCATGCTGACGATGATCACGACCTGTCGCCTCAACGACGTCGATCCCAAGGCCTGGCTCGCCGACGTCCTGGCCCGTATCGCCGATCATCCCGCATCGCGTCTGCACGAGCTCTTGCCCTGGGAATGGAAGCTCCTGCGCCAGGCCGACAAGCCAGCCAATCAGCAGGCCGCCTGA
- a CDS encoding DnaJ C-terminal domain-containing protein, with product MKDPYETLGVTRSATEKEIKDAFKKLARKFHPDLHPGDKEAEAKFKAISAANDLLKDKEKRRKFDAGEIDASGAERPQERFYRDFADGPAYTSHAAQDGFESNEDLEEFLAKAFAGRDQRSQGTFRARGQDVSYVLPVAFLDAANGATRTITLPEGKTLQVTVPEGAEDRQMLRLKEQGMPGYGGGPPGDAYVELHVQPHPFFRRRDDNIHVEIPVTVKEAVLGGRIEVPTTGQPVTVTVPKGSNTGTTLRLREKGIRNRKTGQRGHQLITLKVVLPAAEEPELVEFLQEWQPKNQQDPRKEMET from the coding sequence ATGAAAGACCCGTACGAGACGCTCGGCGTTACCCGTTCCGCGACCGAGAAGGAGATCAAGGACGCTTTCAAGAAACTGGCACGCAAATTCCATCCTGACCTCCATCCGGGCGACAAGGAGGCGGAAGCGAAGTTCAAGGCCATCTCGGCTGCCAACGACCTGCTCAAGGACAAGGAGAAGCGGCGGAAATTTGACGCGGGCGAGATCGACGCCAGTGGCGCAGAACGGCCGCAGGAGCGGTTCTACCGCGACTTCGCCGATGGTCCCGCCTACACCTCGCATGCCGCGCAGGATGGATTTGAGAGCAACGAGGATCTGGAAGAATTCTTGGCAAAGGCGTTTGCCGGCCGAGATCAACGCTCACAGGGTACGTTCCGGGCGCGCGGCCAGGATGTAAGTTATGTGCTCCCGGTCGCTTTCCTGGACGCTGCCAACGGCGCCACCCGAACCATTACCTTGCCAGAAGGCAAGACCTTGCAGGTGACCGTGCCCGAAGGAGCCGAGGACCGGCAAATGCTGCGTCTGAAAGAACAGGGAATGCCGGGTTATGGCGGCGGGCCGCCGGGCGACGCCTATGTCGAACTGCATGTACAGCCGCACCCGTTCTTTCGCCGTAGGGACGACAACATCCATGTCGAAATACCAGTGACCGTGAAGGAGGCCGTGCTGGGCGGCCGGATCGAGGTGCCGACAACAGGCCAACCAGTAACGGTGACGGTCCCAAAGGGATCGAATACCGGCACCACGCTGCGGCTGAGAGAAAAAGGCATCCGCAATCGCAAAACTGGCCAGCGCGGCCATCAACTGATCACCCTGAAGGTGGTGCTGCCCGCAGCCGAAGAACCCGAACTGGTCGAGTTTCTGCAGGAGTGGCAGCCGAAAAACCAGCAGGATCCGCGCAAGGAGATGGAGACATGA
- a CDS encoding response regulator, translated as MSDSTIHVIDDDDAARDGLVFLLTTSNFVVQDYHSARAFLDVIHGAARGCVITDLSMPEMSGIDLLREIRALGFDWPVIVVTGQGDVTLAVEALRAGATEFIEKPYEADDLLNALTAAIKEPTGTIDAKRVRVGQLLALLSVEERRVFDGLTNGLSAASLAQDLRLSPRALEIHRANLMTKLQASSLSDLVRMAQLSVTQPPAED; from the coding sequence ATGTCTGATTCCACCATCCACGTAATTGACGACGATGACGCTGCCAGAGACGGCTTGGTATTCCTGTTGACCACCTCGAATTTCGTTGTCCAGGACTATCACTCCGCGCGAGCTTTCTTGGACGTCATTCACGGCGCGGCCAGGGGCTGCGTGATCACCGATCTCAGCATGCCGGAGATGAGTGGCATTGATCTTCTTCGCGAGATCAGGGCTCTTGGATTTGACTGGCCAGTGATCGTGGTTACTGGCCAGGGTGACGTCACCCTCGCCGTCGAGGCATTGAGGGCGGGGGCCACTGAGTTTATCGAAAAGCCTTACGAAGCAGACGACCTGTTGAATGCACTCACTGCCGCCATCAAAGAACCCACGGGAACAATCGACGCAAAAAGGGTCAGGGTCGGACAATTGTTGGCGCTGCTTTCCGTCGAGGAGCGTCGAGTTTTCGACGGGTTAACCAATGGGCTATCTGCGGCCTCCCTCGCGCAGGACCTTCGCCTGTCCCCACGGGCGCTTGAAATTCATCGCGCAAATCTCATGACCAAATTGCAAGCATCGAGCCTATCCGATCTGGTTCGCATGGCGCAGTTGTCGGTGACCCAACCGCCCGCCGAAGATTAG
- a CDS encoding APC family permease: MSERAIEGFVPLRRRLGLPLLVLYGTGITVGAGIYVLIGAVAGHAGIYAPWSFLLAAVVMGLTVASYAELSTRYPVSAGEAAYVRAAFRSPTFSTAVGLLTVAIGVISSAAVTLGSAGYIQQFVNLPQSLIVTAVLAIIGGVACWGILESVILASIFTLIEVGGLVIVVVAAVYADLPIVATTAHMPPLNAAELSGIAFGSLLAFFAFIGFEDLANVVEEAKVPHRDIPRAMILTLLISTLLYVIVAAVAVSAVSIERLSSSPAPLSLVFREVAGVSPATISAIAIVATLNTILAQMTMASRVIYGVARERQLPAVLARVNPRTGTPLVATLLILVMVVPLSLFVPLASLAEGTSLATLGVFSLVNLSLLRLRYHGVQSETPHVTVPVFVPAAGFATCIAMMAIAFLK, encoded by the coding sequence ATGAGCGAGCGAGCGATTGAAGGCTTCGTGCCATTGCGCCGCCGTCTTGGCTTACCCCTTCTTGTATTGTACGGGACCGGAATCACGGTCGGAGCCGGCATCTATGTGCTGATCGGCGCAGTTGCCGGCCATGCGGGCATTTATGCTCCATGGTCATTCTTGCTTGCTGCGGTGGTGATGGGCCTGACCGTCGCCTCCTACGCGGAGTTGTCGACGCGCTACCCGGTCAGCGCCGGCGAAGCGGCCTACGTCAGGGCAGCCTTCCGGTCGCCTACATTCTCCACGGCCGTCGGCCTGCTGACCGTAGCGATCGGAGTGATTTCTTCGGCCGCGGTAACGCTGGGATCCGCCGGCTATATCCAGCAATTTGTCAATCTTCCGCAATCCTTAATCGTGACCGCGGTCCTGGCGATTATTGGAGGCGTGGCATGCTGGGGGATTCTGGAGTCCGTCATCCTGGCGAGTATCTTTACGCTGATCGAGGTCGGTGGACTTGTTATCGTTGTCGTCGCCGCCGTTTATGCGGACCTACCCATTGTCGCAACAACCGCACACATGCCGCCGCTGAATGCGGCCGAGCTATCGGGAATCGCCTTCGGGAGTTTGCTCGCATTTTTTGCTTTCATCGGCTTCGAGGATCTTGCCAACGTTGTCGAGGAAGCAAAGGTGCCGCACCGCGACATTCCGCGCGCCATGATATTGACCTTGCTCATTTCAACCCTTCTGTATGTCATTGTAGCAGCGGTCGCGGTGAGTGCCGTGTCGATTGAACGCCTATCTTCCTCGCCAGCACCGCTGAGTCTGGTCTTTCGCGAAGTCGCTGGTGTCAGCCCGGCGACAATAAGTGCTATCGCCATTGTCGCAACGCTGAACACGATCCTTGCGCAGATGACAATGGCGTCCCGGGTTATTTACGGCGTCGCCCGCGAGCGTCAGTTGCCAGCCGTCCTCGCGCGGGTGAACCCGCGGACCGGAACTCCCTTGGTCGCAACGCTGCTCATTCTAGTGATGGTCGTCCCCCTTTCGCTGTTCGTGCCGCTGGCTTCGCTCGCAGAAGGCACCTCTTTGGCAACACTTGGGGTCTTTTCGCTCGTGAATCTTTCGTTGCTCCGGCTTCGCTATCATGGAGTGCAATCCGAAACGCCGCATGTCACCGTGCCGGTTTTCGTTCCCGCGGCCGGATTTGCCACCTGTATTGCCATGATGGCAATCGCCTTTTTGAAGTAG
- a CDS encoding helix-turn-helix domain-containing protein, which translates to MLTQSISTPLTSPKVGPASHPAADQFHAITGHAGLVATEFSYRKDEEIYGEDEPSDYVYQVISGSVRSYKLLSDGRRQIGAFYLPGDVFGLESGLVHRLTAEAVVDTTVRLVKRRSLEQAAGVAVQVARSLWTMTAGELRHAEDHMLLLGRKNAMERVASFLLEMDRRLAATGMVALPMCRRDIGDYLGLTLETVSRALSQLHADGVVGFSGARQIVLRNRQHLRNLDA; encoded by the coding sequence ATGCTCACTCAATCGATCAGCACTCCCCTCACAAGTCCCAAGGTCGGCCCCGCAAGCCATCCCGCTGCGGACCAATTCCATGCGATTACCGGTCATGCAGGGCTTGTCGCCACGGAATTCTCCTACAGGAAGGACGAGGAAATCTACGGGGAGGATGAGCCGTCAGATTATGTCTACCAGGTCATTTCCGGCTCGGTCCGGAGTTACAAGTTGCTATCCGACGGACGGCGTCAGATAGGGGCGTTCTACCTTCCCGGCGACGTCTTCGGGTTGGAGTCCGGACTGGTCCATCGACTGACCGCCGAAGCGGTCGTCGATACCACAGTTCGCCTGGTCAAGCGTCGCAGTCTTGAACAGGCCGCTGGCGTCGCCGTTCAGGTTGCCCGGAGCCTCTGGACCATGACCGCCGGCGAACTCCGGCACGCTGAAGATCATATGCTGCTTCTTGGTCGAAAGAACGCTATGGAGCGCGTAGCAAGCTTCCTGCTTGAGATGGACCGCCGTCTGGCCGCGACCGGTATGGTGGCGCTGCCAATGTGCCGCAGGGACATTGGAGACTATTTGGGCCTCACGCTCGAAACGGTCTCGCGAGCCCTTTCTCAACTCCACGCCGACGGCGTAGTTGGCTTTTCCGGCGCTCGCCAGATCGTGCTCCGCAACCGACAGCACCTGCGGAACTTGGACGCCTGA
- a CDS encoding chaperone modulator CbpM, with protein MMAIDDLLATISTLQRSDLERWIGEELVSPQQDAGSLLFSDRECARIRLICTLTYELEIDSGTLPVVLSLVDQLYDTRQRLLSLTRAVTVQDKTIQAAIIAAMAPGEGSPGGDRP; from the coding sequence ATGATGGCAATCGATGACCTCCTGGCGACGATATCCACGCTGCAACGCAGCGATCTTGAACGCTGGATCGGCGAAGAACTGGTCTCGCCGCAGCAGGACGCAGGATCGCTCTTATTCTCGGACAGGGAGTGCGCCCGAATCCGCCTCATCTGCACCCTGACATACGAACTCGAGATTGATAGCGGCACGCTCCCGGTCGTGCTGTCGCTGGTTGATCAGCTCTACGATACCCGCCAGCGTTTGCTGTCGCTTACCCGGGCCGTGACGGTACAGGACAAGACCATTCAGGCAGCGATCATCGCGGCTATGGCGCCAGGTGAAGGGTCTCCAGGAGGGGATCGACCTTAA
- a CDS encoding SbmA/BacA-like family transporter: protein MQDETYISPDEGQLLKRFWQSASGFWRGRSAWRAWLLVVLLIATVLLQLWPLYGLNFWNRDFFNAIARNDAADLWTQALRFVPLAAASIFLAILSVWTRMTMQRTWREWLSNHLYNYWLENDHYTRLRFMPGEHQTPEFRIAEDARIATDLPIDLTIGLFSSFFTAITFISVLWSVGDSLVIGFSGLMVTIPGYLVISVVVYSILLSAGTLLIARHLVRVLEENKRSEAELRSIGTHLRESGEGTALEDGKKDGRQVVGGALKAVIAVWRIYCWQLMRLTLITHTSLLITPVIGLLLCTPKYLAGAMTLGEVVQAAAAFVIVQGAFNWFTDNYARLAEWASSANRVASLLLALDQVDRARVSLKVSEQ from the coding sequence ATGCAAGATGAAACCTACATTTCTCCAGACGAAGGGCAGCTGCTCAAACGCTTCTGGCAAAGCGCTTCCGGCTTCTGGCGCGGGCGTTCCGCGTGGCGCGCTTGGCTGCTGGTCGTGCTCCTGATCGCTACCGTGTTGCTGCAGCTATGGCCGCTGTACGGGCTGAATTTCTGGAATCGCGACTTTTTCAATGCGATCGCTCGCAATGACGCAGCAGATCTCTGGACGCAGGCGCTGCGATTTGTACCCTTGGCAGCTGCCAGCATTTTCCTCGCCATCCTTTCAGTCTGGACCAGGATGACAATGCAGCGCACGTGGCGCGAGTGGTTGAGCAACCATCTCTACAACTATTGGCTGGAGAATGACCACTATACCCGGTTGAGATTCATGCCTGGGGAGCATCAGACTCCCGAGTTTCGAATCGCCGAGGATGCAAGGATTGCGACGGACCTTCCCATTGACCTCACGATCGGACTGTTCTCTTCCTTCTTCACGGCGATCACGTTTATCAGCGTTCTCTGGTCCGTCGGAGATAGCCTGGTCATAGGCTTCAGCGGCCTCATGGTGACCATTCCCGGTTACCTGGTCATTTCGGTCGTCGTCTATTCCATCCTGCTTTCTGCCGGCACTTTGCTGATCGCCCGCCACCTGGTCCGCGTATTGGAAGAGAACAAACGAAGCGAAGCCGAACTGAGATCGATCGGGACTCACCTGCGCGAAAGCGGCGAAGGCACCGCACTTGAAGATGGCAAAAAGGACGGCCGCCAAGTTGTCGGCGGTGCTTTGAAGGCGGTAATAGCCGTATGGCGGATCTATTGTTGGCAGCTGATGCGGTTGACACTGATCACGCACACCAGCCTGCTCATCACGCCCGTCATCGGCTTGCTGCTTTGTACGCCAAAATATCTCGCAGGTGCGATGACTTTGGGGGAAGTGGTTCAAGCTGCAGCCGCCTTCGTTATAGTGCAGGGTGCGTTCAATTGGTTCACCGACAATTATGCACGCCTGGCGGAATGGGCTTCCTCCGCCAACCGCGTCGCGTCGCTGCTGCTCGCGCTGGATCAGGTTGATAGGGCACGGGTCAGCTTAAAGGTATCAGAACAATGA
- a CDS encoding CHASE3 domain-containing protein: protein MRWLATWKTTPSRQVSALVATAIALFVVAAVALAFNLTRLRESFGWVEHTNEVLRNISSSERALLEAESSERGYLLTAEISYLDSYKRSRVSLLTGLDALRQLVSDNPTQIRRFDELRTSIDARLAELAQVIELGPSHVDEALAILKSARSKQLTPLIESQLGQLRQAELTLLGERQQGLDQVTVLTTVIAAVLGTFALLSAAIGIHFLQRQRALDHLRDANQELSVSQEELRSREAHLQAVLATVPDAMVVIDERGAIQSFSAAAERLFGRTALEVAGHNVRLLMPLPYRLEHDGYLTRYLTTGERRIIGTGRVVVGQRKDKTTFPMELTVGEVLLEGKRQFIGFVRDLTQRQEGERLLHEMQSELLHVSRLGSMGEMAAALAHELNQPLAAMTNYLQGARRLLESGPEKNAKTLMVALEKAAEQSLRAGQVIKRLREFVARGETEKNVASLKKMIEDATALALVAAKDRSVQISLQLDPAADLVLVDQIQIQQVLLNLLRNAIEAMRSEPRRELTISAKSTGDGMVMVSVADSGAGITPEIAPRLFQPFATTKPQGMGIGLSLCRTIIESHGGQIRAEANPAGGTIFRFTVRATQEADHV from the coding sequence ATGCGCTGGCTCGCGACATGGAAGACGACGCCGTCGCGACAAGTTTCGGCGCTGGTTGCTACCGCCATAGCTCTGTTTGTCGTCGCGGCTGTTGCCTTGGCTTTCAATCTGACGCGTCTTAGAGAGAGCTTCGGCTGGGTTGAGCATACGAACGAGGTTTTGCGCAACATTTCGAGCAGCGAACGAGCCCTGCTTGAAGCTGAATCAAGCGAGCGCGGCTATCTGTTGACGGCAGAAATCAGCTATCTCGACAGCTACAAACGCTCGCGGGTTTCTTTGCTCACGGGACTCGATGCACTTCGACAACTGGTCTCTGACAACCCGACCCAGATCCGGCGCTTTGACGAATTGCGCACCAGTATCGACGCCCGTCTGGCAGAATTGGCGCAAGTTATCGAACTTGGACCATCTCACGTGGACGAAGCTCTGGCGATATTGAAGAGCGCCCGCTCAAAGCAGCTCACGCCTCTCATCGAATCTCAACTCGGACAATTGAGGCAAGCCGAACTGACCCTGCTCGGTGAACGGCAGCAAGGCCTCGACCAAGTCACGGTTCTGACTACCGTGATAGCGGCCGTCTTGGGCACTTTTGCATTGCTGAGCGCAGCAATTGGAATTCATTTTCTGCAACGCCAACGGGCTTTAGATCATCTTCGCGACGCTAATCAGGAGCTCTCGGTCAGCCAGGAGGAATTGAGAAGCCGCGAAGCGCACCTTCAGGCAGTCCTTGCCACCGTTCCCGACGCCATGGTCGTCATCGACGAACGAGGGGCGATACAATCGTTTAGCGCTGCGGCAGAAAGACTGTTCGGGCGGACAGCACTTGAGGTAGCTGGGCATAACGTCCGCCTTCTCATGCCCCTTCCCTACCGACTGGAGCACGACGGCTATCTGACTAGATATCTGACCACAGGCGAGCGCCGCATTATCGGGACCGGACGCGTCGTTGTGGGTCAACGCAAGGATAAGACAACCTTTCCGATGGAGCTTACGGTCGGAGAGGTCTTGTTGGAAGGAAAGCGACAATTCATCGGGTTTGTTCGCGACCTGACTCAGCGCCAGGAGGGCGAGCGTCTTTTGCATGAAATGCAATCGGAACTGTTGCACGTATCGAGGTTAGGCTCGATGGGAGAAATGGCTGCCGCCCTTGCACACGAACTCAACCAACCGCTGGCGGCGATGACCAATTATTTGCAAGGTGCACGACGCTTGCTCGAAAGCGGCCCGGAAAAGAACGCAAAGACCCTGATGGTGGCCTTGGAAAAGGCTGCAGAACAATCCTTGCGCGCTGGGCAGGTCATAAAACGTCTGCGTGAATTCGTTGCCCGTGGCGAGACCGAAAAGAATGTCGCAAGCCTTAAAAAAATGATTGAGGATGCAACCGCGCTGGCACTGGTCGCCGCCAAAGATCGATCTGTCCAGATAAGCCTTCAGCTTGATCCTGCCGCCGACCTTGTGCTGGTCGACCAAATTCAGATACAGCAAGTTCTCCTCAATTTGCTACGCAATGCCATCGAAGCCATGCGAAGTGAACCGCGGCGCGAACTAACTATTTCTGCGAAGTCGACCGGAGATGGAATGGTGATGGTTTCCGTTGCCGATTCCGGAGCCGGGATCACTCCGGAAATTGCGCCGCGATTATTCCAGCCTTTCGCGACCACAAAGCCGCAGGGCATGGGGATAGGTTTGTCACTGTGCCGCACCATCATCGAATCGCATGGCGGACAGATAAGGGCGGAAGCCAATCCGGCCGGCGGAACGATCTTCCGCTTTACGGTCCGGGCGACCCAGGAAGCCGACCATGTCTGA
- a CDS encoding c-type cytochrome: MATLFCLSSHVGSASAQTSNPPAIVEVCTPCHGINGTGGEVEKPNLAGQKSIYFREQLLAFRSGKRKHPDMKLIARDLSDREIDQLVIYYSTLSPN; encoded by the coding sequence ATGGCCACATTGTTCTGCCTTAGCTCCCACGTCGGGAGCGCGAGTGCTCAAACAAGTAACCCTCCCGCCATTGTTGAGGTATGTACGCCCTGTCACGGTATAAATGGCACCGGGGGCGAAGTTGAAAAGCCAAATCTCGCCGGACAAAAGAGCATCTACTTTCGCGAGCAACTTTTGGCCTTTCGGTCCGGCAAGCGCAAACACCCCGATATGAAATTGATCGCCCGCGATTTGTCAGATCGGGAGATCGATCAGCTGGTGATCTATTACTCTACCTTGTCGCCCAACTGA
- a CDS encoding response regulator, whose protein sequence is MPNLTCLKAAAGRYGIKIDSAATPNRARKLIKAMTLRQPLSAAMHVLVVDDDAAVRKSIKFALELEGFEVRDFSSAEELLIEESIPPRSCLVVDYYMPEMNGLELVARLRERDSALPAVLITGSDDNLRNRAAALGVIMVDKPMLGAPLLNAVRSAFGGEATSS, encoded by the coding sequence ATGCCGAACTTGACCTGCCTCAAGGCGGCTGCCGGCCGTTATGGCATCAAAATTGATTCCGCGGCCACGCCGAATCGCGCCCGAAAGCTCATAAAGGCAATGACTCTGCGCCAACCCTTATCTGCCGCCATGCACGTGCTCGTTGTTGACGACGATGCGGCGGTGCGGAAATCTATCAAGTTTGCACTGGAGCTGGAGGGGTTCGAGGTGCGCGACTTTTCCAGCGCCGAGGAACTTCTAATCGAAGAAAGCATCCCGCCGCGCAGCTGTCTGGTAGTCGACTACTATATGCCCGAAATGAATGGACTTGAGCTGGTAGCGAGACTGCGCGAGCGGGACAGCGCTCTGCCGGCCGTTCTCATCACCGGTTCTGACGACAATTTGCGCAACCGGGCAGCGGCTCTTGGCGTAATCATGGTCGACAAGCCCATGCTAGGCGCCCCTTTATTGAACGCGGTCCGGTCCGCCTTTGGCGGCGAGGCAACATCGTCATAG
- the tnpB gene encoding IS66 family insertion sequence element accessory protein TnpB (TnpB, as the term is used for proteins encoded by IS66 family insertion elements, is considered an accessory protein, since TnpC, encoded by a neighboring gene, is a DDE family transposase.) produces MIPIPTGVRVWLATGHTDMRCGFPSLALRVQEVLKRDAMGGGLFCFRGKRGDLLKVIWHDGQGACLFTKRLERGRFIWPSVAGESVTISPAQLSYLLSGIDWRNPQETQRPTRVG; encoded by the coding sequence ATGATCCCGATCCCGACGGGCGTGCGGGTGTGGCTGGCGACGGGCCATACCGACATGCGGTGCGGCTTTCCGAGCCTGGCTCTGCGCGTGCAGGAAGTGCTCAAGCGCGACGCCATGGGCGGCGGTCTTTTCTGCTTCCGGGGCAAACGCGGTGATCTATTGAAGGTCATTTGGCACGATGGCCAGGGCGCCTGCTTGTTCACCAAAAGACTCGAGAGAGGCAGGTTCATCTGGCCATCGGTTGCTGGTGAATCGGTAACGATCTCTCCGGCGCAGTTGAGCTATCTGTTGTCCGGGATCGATTGGCGCAACCCTCAAGAAACCCAGCGTCCGACGCGGGTCGGATAG
- the tnpA gene encoding IS66-like element accessory protein TnpA, translated as MDGHKDSAVLSRMDLVETGRRRRWTRAEKLRIVEESFSGPRLVSATARRYGISRQLLLSWRKAWTCHDPAEEDSIGPTFVPAIVAASTPPTTEAVETGQIEIVSPQGLRVVFGPGADIEAVVRIARGLARR; from the coding sequence ATGGACGGACATAAGGACAGTGCGGTGCTGAGCCGCATGGATTTGGTGGAGACCGGTCGGCGGCGACGCTGGACGCGTGCGGAGAAGCTCAGAATCGTAGAGGAGAGCTTCTCGGGGCCACGACTGGTGTCGGCGACGGCTCGCCGGTATGGGATATCACGTCAGCTTCTGCTGAGCTGGCGCAAGGCTTGGACCTGTCATGATCCGGCCGAAGAGGATTCGATCGGCCCGACATTCGTCCCTGCGATAGTTGCGGCAAGTACGCCGCCAACGACGGAAGCTGTCGAGACAGGTCAGATCGAAATCGTGAGCCCTCAGGGGCTGCGCGTGGTCTTCGGCCCCGGTGCGGATATCGAGGCGGTCGTTCGAATTGCTCGGGGCCTGGCGCGCCGATGA